The following are from one region of the Myxococcales bacterium genome:
- a CDS encoding glycosyltransferase encodes MIQGHQIDVSLVLAVSDAEDSVGSDIRAFAAHMAGLGLRFEIVAVNDGSRDNSLGVLKLLERQLPQLRVVYRDVAGRAFVRGMAEAQGAAVILATTQNRPLTWAPLGWALGRLDAGRDAVVLRSRYVVARRLPCLPAVARARGECLAFERRFEREASGLALELVGQRKTGSVLSDLATALRAPLRRLPLPLPRF; translated from the coding sequence ATGATTCAAGGCCACCAGATCGACGTTTCCCTGGTCCTGGCAGTTTCCGACGCGGAAGACAGCGTTGGCAGCGACATCCGGGCGTTCGCGGCCCACATGGCGGGCTTGGGGTTGCGTTTCGAGATCGTGGCGGTGAACGACGGCTCGCGCGACAACAGCCTGGGCGTGCTCAAGCTCCTCGAGCGGCAGCTCCCCCAGTTGCGGGTTGTGTACCGCGATGTCGCCGGGCGGGCGTTCGTGCGCGGCATGGCCGAAGCGCAGGGTGCGGCGGTGATCTTGGCCACCACCCAGAACCGGCCGCTCACCTGGGCGCCTCTCGGCTGGGCCTTGGGTCGCCTCGACGCCGGCCGCGACGCGGTGGTGTTGCGGTCCCGTTACGTGGTGGCGCGCCGTTTGCCCTGTCTTCCCGCCGTGGCGCGGGCGCGGGGTGAATGCTTGGCGTTCGAGCGCCGCTTCGAGCGCGAGGCCTCCGGTTTAGCCCTCGAACTCGTGGGACAGCGAAAGACGGGCTCCGTGCTGTCCGATCTGGCCACGGCGCTTCGTGCCCCCCTGCGCCGCCTGCCACTGCCGCTGCCGCGGTTCTGA